ACAGCAACGCAGTTAATGCATGATAACACAGATACCTGTCAGCTTTCTCATGACAAACATCTGTCTACAGCTGGAGTCACAGCATATGTCAAGGGGggggaaacaggaagttgtaaAAAAATCTATCAACAAGAGGACGTTTTGTTGGTCTGAACCACTCAGGATCATTGCACGCACATAATGTATCTAAGAGCCTTATAGACAgttggagagagacaggacagcACAACTTTGAGTCAACCATTTTTTGGACAATTAAACACCCCACCCTCCCACATATGGCCTGTATTTCAAatttccctcccccctccctctctctctatctcggtaaaacaaaaacatacagaaccTCGTCTCAACCCTCTCGACTTTCCACACTACCCCAACTTACCAACACAggaggtttcagtttgttttattgcaaaaacacaacaggcaatagcatttttaaaactgagaTGATTTACATGGCAATGTCAACAGTTCAATAAACATGAGTTCTAACCACATTTAATGTAGATACATAGCTGGAATGACCATATGTATAATTACCTCactaaaaacaaagcatttacaagaaaaagaaaaacaaaaaaagaaaaaaaaggagaaaaaagaaagaggacgtGTTCGCCGGGAAATCTGCCATCTATGTGAAACACTTTCAAACCAAGGAAATTTAAGATCTTCATCAAGGCGTCTGCATCCAAACATTTAACAAAGGATTTTGTTTCGACAATGTAGCATTTACTTTATGTCCACTTCACATTACTGGCCCTGTGCAGAAGAAATACATAGAAGATACATTGCATGTTAACAGCAGAAACAGTGGACTCAGCTTCccaaaataaaaagctaaaaacCTGTGTAGGGAGGAAATTTTTTTGGTTAAGTTTGTGTATCTGCTGCTACAGCCACCGGAGCCCTGTAAAAACCTGAGGAAGGAAGGTATTCATCGGGGGTTGGGGGAGGTTATGGCACAAAACGACTGAGTATTAAGTGAATGTGGAGGGGCAGATTCTTATCGGGGGTGTACCTGAGGGGCTTGTGGTGCTGCACCCATCGTCTGAGGGTTGGCCGTGCCGTAGTATGCAGCCTGCTGCCGGTAGTACTCCGCCCAGGCAGCGCTGTAGTCAGGCTGGCCTCCGGGCTGGGaggctgctgccgccgccgccgctgtgGCCTGAGGGGCAGCTTGACCTGGAGGGTGAAACGAGAGAAAACAGGTTTGATTGGATCGGTTTCTCCCAAGCTTGTTAGCTGTTCAAACATTCGTCAGTCACTTAAACTAATCAGAAAACAAGTACAGTTTAAAGTCTCAGTGTTGTTCAATGTAAAGCAttgaataaacataaaaaataacagtCTGTTCATACACTGTCGTTGTACAGACAGGGTTTGTAAGTAATCAACAGAAGCTGGAGCACCTGAACTGAAGGAATCATTTGCCTCAACATTCAAGGCTTCATTTACTTCCACTGCTGCAGAAAAAGTAAGTTGTTAACCTGTGATACTTAATCCCTGAACAAGACCTGTTTTAAAACCTTGAAGCTTCATTATTTCCCAGTTTTGggtgacattttgtttttacctcGGGCAGTTTACAGGTTCTGTGTAACATTTAAGGTTATTCACTGAAGCTGAGCTCCTTACTtctcaataaaaactgaaaaaaaacaggtgtcCTGAGACTTTTGACTGCTAGTGTAGATAGTCCCTGCACTATGTGATGTTCCCCATTTTAAAAAGGGTAAATCCACAGCGACTCACACCACTGCTGCTACAGTGattgttttttccaactgtttTCTGCTTCTGGCCGCACCTCCACAACATATGTAAAGCCTGTATTTCTACCTCTGactgatgataaataaaatatttgccACGTCACAGTCTGAGGGTGTGGACACAGCTGTCACATGACTGAAGGGTTGAGCCAAGAGacaagcagcagctgctcagcaAGACTTCAACAACAGAGCAGTTGAACAAGAGTATTAGCCAGTTTCATGCCCAGTAGGGCTGCACGAttctggaaaaaatgacaatCATGATTTTTTTGCTGAGAATTAAGATCACGATTCTGCCGCTGCTGAAATATTGTAAAGCTGCAGAATACCTGTCATTTAGAAATGACATGGAGCTCTGAATCAAGACTGCaattttaatatgattaatcGTGCAGCCCTAATGCCCAGAGTGACTGATCTCATTGGAACAACTTATCTAGGaaacaatcattagttgcagccctagttgAGACAAACATGCAGTCTGTTCGAAGGGGAACGAACCCACCACTGACTTCTCTAGGTGGCGGGTCAGAAACCTTCTGCTTTTCTGTCGGGCGGCTGGGAGGGCAGCAGCTCAACAACAGAGAGCTGCTGGAGAAACGCAGCCACCCTCAAACATAAATCACATCCACCTCCAGGGTCACTGCAGGTTTCAACAAGTCAGATCTAAAACTTCTGAGGCCTTTTTAAGACTTTAAGACCTGCAGATACCCTGATCTCAGAGCTACAGGGAAACACTGCTCAACTTCAAAACACTTCTGTCTCTACTTTCACTAATTTCTCTTATGAATCTACACACAAGTTCAAAACTTTTTCATTCAACTGATTCAAGTTTCAAGCACACACCAGAGCTCTTTACACTAGGATCACACTTAATTCCTAAATCATTTACTTCACATATACTGCAAACCGAAGACATCACACAGCACTGGCAAAACAGTGCAAATTGGCATTTTATATCATAAATACCTTCACAAGGGCACAAAAGCACCTTCATTACAACCTCATCAATCTGTTACAGTAGGCAAGTTGTCAAATTTGATATTAGGACAACAGAATGTAGAGTAAAATGCTCCCTGAATTAAGTGTGATCCCAGCATTAGGTCTGATTTCAACGAGCAGGAGTACCAACCTTGTTTCTTGTAATACTCCTCCCAGGCTTTCGTGTAATCCTGAGGTTGTTGACTCTGTTGACCTgcaaagaaaagggaaaaatgtgTCAATGCATCCAAGAGTCAGATGaagtcagaaaaagaaaaacattaatcctacatttttatatacatgACCCCAAACTCACAAAGCAAACATAATGCATCATTTAACTCTACACACGTTCAGTAGCAGTAATAACACATTCATAGCACACTGCAGTGCTCTGCCATCAGTGTGGATAAAGCCCTAAGATAGTCTAGAAAATAAACTACTCTAAGCTCATGAAAAGGTGGTTTCTGTGTCGACAGCTCAGTCCTGTAGATAGTCAAAAGTGTTACAGTCTAAACAGCACAGGCGTCAAATGTCAACACCAAGTGGAGGCATCACTGAAAACGCTCCACAGCAGGCCAGCAATTCTGACAAATACCCAGACCTGAAAAAGAAGCTGACTGAACGGCCCAGTGGCTGTTTAGACTGTCTTGTGTCAGTAGGTGTACACTGAAACTACGTTCATATACCCATTTTCTTGTAATATTCCTCCCAGGCCTTGGTGTAATCTGCCTGTCCACTCTGACCTGCAGCCTGTGGGTCACCTGTTAAAAAAAACGGTACTTGTAATTAGTGAATCATTCTCAGCAGTTTGTCCTCCACCTGCCTGGGTCGGGCTGTCAGCCTAGGGGTGGTGGAGGAAAACTATCCTGTCCCTGGGGTAATATAAAAAAGtctcttttattaaaaaaaaaggggcTCTGTAAAAGCAAAGTCGTTCAAAGGTGAAACCAAACCAACTTGTCTCCTGTTAGAGACACCAGGAAGACATGAGCACAGGACACTACTAAAGTTTACTACACTGCTCTACGCTTGTGTAAAACAGCTTCTTCTAGAAGCACTGACACTCGGCTAAAAGGGAAACGTTTCAGTTACCTTGGCCGTTGGTTTGAGTCGTGCCGGGGGCTCCGCTCGTTGGGGTCATGGGAGCCTGCGGCTGTTGGCTGTACTGAGCATAGTAGGCTGCCCACGCCGCTGCGTTGGCATCGGCTGCTGCTTTATCTGGACACAACACAGAAGGCCAGAATAAAGCTATAAACATACAGTTATATAATCACATTTAATCTATGATCAGGGTCTCTGCAGCGTTCATCAGATTACATTTAAGATGATATACAGATCTGACTGAGTGACCTCTGAATTTTTTGTCAGGAATATAATCACGATGAGCTTTTTAATTTCTCTCTAATATCAAATGTACCAGTGTATCAACTACTCGCAGGTACTCACTTGGATCAGGTTGTCCCTGCTGCCAGTGTGGGTAGCCATTGCCCCATCCCTGAGGCTGGTAAGGCGCAGGTGGACCACTgatggaagaaaataaataaacctcaACTTTCCACAGCCTTCACCTCTGTCTCAATATTCTTTTTGTCACATAGAACAGAACACACAACAGAAATTAATAGGAGACACTGCACTTACTGTGGTCCTGGAGGTCCCTGGTTGTATGGTCCAGGGTTGTACGGACCCATGGGAGCCCCGGGGGGGCCTGGTGGTCCAGGGGGACCATGTGGGCCTGGACCTCCATGTGGACCAGGGGGACCGTGGGGGCCACCCATTGGAGTGACTGgtccctgaaaacacacagaagtcGTCAGTAAACAAGCTGACAGAGGACGGACGTCTCTGTAGGAGGCTCACACTCAAACGCTCAGTGTCTCACCCCGATTTTCTCCTCCACCAGCTGCCGGGCGTAGTCGATCTGTTGAGGAGAGCCTCTGACTGTGAACATTTTGATGTTGGGATCTGCGTTGGGTGGAGGATTCCTCTGCAGCTCGATCCTGGCTCCAGACTGCTGGCTGATGCCCTTGATTGTCTCACCACCTGGGAAAGAACAAACGTATCTCTAAGGAATCTGCCAGCCTTTCTCCTGAGGAGCCCACAAGAGATGCATGGAAGATAAACATTTCAACGACCCTGGTTCACTTGCCTTTTCCAATGATGAGGCCAGTCTTCATAGTTGGGACGGTGAAGGTAAACTCCTGCAGACCACCAGGGGGGCCCATGTTCCAGTTGCCCTGCCCACGACCACGCCCTCTGCCACCACCATGTCCCGGGGGTCCTCCGGCCTGGACGCTCCTCAGCAGGTCAGATATGATTTCTGCCGCGTGTTGAGCCTGGTCGGGAGGACCCATGATCTGTGCTATCCTGTCTGGTGTGCTACCATCGTCTACAGGGGAAAATAAGTTGATTAGAAACTACTGAGTCAAAGTTTTTTAAGTTCTGTTGCTGGGACTAAACtttaaattttctttcatttactAGTAACCgttttaaatgttgtgtgttcagGTCTCAGATAAGTTTAGGGTTTGTGGTTATCCATCAGCTTTTCAGCGTGGTGCATGAGTTTTCATCATAGACCATTCACATTTTCACTGCATCTAAATGACCTCTGCTTTAGGTTAGGGTCATTTTTCAGATGTCTCTATGATTTAGCAGAGTTAAGCACTCGCCTGGTTTAAACTGAATCCTGACGCCTGTGTCGTTCTGTATTTTCTTGATCATCTCTCCGTTTCTGCCAATGACAATTCCTACTGCAAACCGGGGGACGGGAACCTGAGTGATGATGGAAAACGAAACCAAACTTGAGACACAGCTTGAAACCTCGTCTCAGAGCTTATAAATGAAACAACTACAAACACTCACGTCTAAACTATCTCCTCCTCCGATCCTTGAACCGTACTCGCCCCTCTGCTCCCTGAAGCCCTGGTCTCTGATCAGCTCCATCACCATCTCTTTGGCTTgctgaagagaaaagaaagtgcATCTCATTACAATGTTACTCCAACCATCTCCACTGGAAGCAAATGAGGAGGCATGTAACAGGATGGTACTGCTCTGTGACTGAGGACTGAAAGCAGAAGCAGCttatattaaattaaaattaaggACTTGTTTTATTATATCCCAGCTATATCACTACAACGTGCAACGGCCACACGGTTGAGGACCCACCTGAACTTTAAAGGGTTCTCCTGAAATGCGGAGTGGCTTGTCTGCGCCTGTGTTTTGAGGTCCATCTTGGATCATCACCATCTTTACTCCTGCTCTTTCCTGCAGGTcaagagaaacaaaatacaTCTGAGAGAATGCATCTGTGCCAAATTTGTCCCCTGCTTTATCACCCCCTCACTTTATTTTTGGCTTCTGACACCGGCTGAACTCTCACCTGAAGGCTTTTGATGgtctctcctccctttccaaTGACAAGTCCGGCTTTAGAAGCAGGGACCATAATCTCCTGAACCGTCATTCCCGGGCCGTCGTTGTGGTGGAATGCTGGAGCTGGGCGTCCCTTCTCTACTATCTCTGTTAGTAGCCTCTTTGCAGTCCTGAGGGGAGAAAAATGACCGCCACACACTGAATCTCTGACGAGGAACTAAATTGTGATCTAAATTTAAAGATCATGCACATGCCTCTAAAACTAAGATCTGCTCCATGTGGGGTCTTTAGGTGAAGAGGAGTTGTTTACTTACTGGATTGATTCTGGCGGTCCTGTTAATGTCACCGACCTCTCTGGCATCCCTCCACtgtctgcagcacagagaaagaagCTGTTAATATTCAAGCCCTAAAcagttaaaaccaaaaccaacattaTTTACATTTGATATCCCAGTATCAGCAACAAATCTAAACCTACCAGGGGCAATCTGTATTTTACATCCAGACTCCTGCTGCAGACGTGATATTTGCTCGCCTCCTCTTCCAATAACTagagaagagggaaagaaataTGTTACATCAAAACATCCAAATACTGGCAACTTTTAAATGATACTTTggtcatttatcatttaaatgaaaacttacTAAATCCAACCATTCCATCTGGAACCTTGAATTCTTCTGATGTCGACCTGAGAGTGAAAAGAATAAGTCAGTGTAAATGTTATGATATGTGGACAAATGAGGATGGTAAACATTTGATTTAAACTTGAGTATCTACCTTGGGGGACCGCCCATTCCTCCCATTGCTGAAAaggctgagaaaaaaaagatatgacAGTACATTAGgcgaaaaaaaataaacagcatatCTAGGTGTTAATCCATGCACCAAATATCCAATTAATGCTACTTTCCAGCCAATTACTTTAAGTAAGGAATTATGAGGAATTACAACCATGCGTGTAACCATAACCAGTCACTTACCATCATTTGTAGCCACTTTCTTCGTTTCTGGTTGGTCTGTGACAACACGACACAATAACCAGCATAAGAATCTGTCTTAATACCGTCTATCACATTACTAAATTCAACTGCAAAAACCTGCATAGCCACCAGTTTATTGAGTAAACCTAGCTAAACTAATCCAGACAAGTGCAACAGCCTTGTAATAAATCCTACCCCCTGAACGTTATGATGTTCAGTCTTCGTTCAAACAGTTTAAGAAAGATGTTAATTTGCCTTGGTGGTGAatttggaggctgtagtttgtaGGTCTCTTTAAATGGACTGAATGTCTGTCTccaaaaaaaatacagaactCTTGTAGAACAAGAACTGGACATTACAACACTCACGAAAGGAGGATTTACTGAGCTGCAGACTGTACTATCATATCCTCTGTGCATGTAAAACCCTGGAGAAGAGGTATTATAATTCTGATATGTACTCAAACAGAATATGGGACTCCACTTTCAGGTATTTAC
The DNA window shown above is from Lates calcarifer isolate ASB-BC8 linkage group LG4, TLL_Latcal_v3, whole genome shotgun sequence and carries:
- the fubp1 gene encoding far upstream element-binding protein 1 isoform X1; the encoded protein is MKPAILSRRAGEEDMADYSSVAPPSSNAGGGMNDAFKDALQRARQIAAKIGGDGVAAPPTNEFGYGGQKRPLEDAGGYFPMPNLNIDQPETKKVATNDAFSAMGGMGGPPRSTSEEFKVPDGMVGFIIGRGGEQISRLQQESGCKIQIAPDSGGMPERSVTLTGPPESIQTAKRLLTEIVEKGRPAPAFHHNDGPGMTVQEIMVPASKAGLVIGKGGETIKSLQERAGVKMVMIQDGPQNTGADKPLRISGEPFKVQQAKEMVMELIRDQGFREQRGEYGSRIGGGDSLDVPVPRFAVGIVIGRNGEMIKKIQNDTGVRIQFKPDDGSTPDRIAQIMGPPDQAQHAAEIISDLLRSVQAGGPPGHGGGRGRGRGQGNWNMGPPGGLQEFTFTVPTMKTGLIIGKGGETIKGISQQSGARIELQRNPPPNADPNIKMFTVRGSPQQIDYARQLVEEKIGGPVTPMGGPHGPPGPHGGPGPHGPPGPPGPPGAPMGPYNPGPYNQGPPGPHGPPAPYQPQGWGNGYPHWQQGQPDPNKAAADANAAAWAAYYAQYSQQPQAPMTPTSGAPGTTQTNGQGDPQAAGQSGQADYTKAWEEYYKKMGQQSQQPQDYTKAWEEYYKKQGQAAPQATAAAAAAASQPGGQPDYSAAWAEYYRQQAAYYGTANPQTMGAAPQAPQGQ
- the fubp1 gene encoding far upstream element-binding protein 1 isoform X5, which translates into the protein MKPAILSRRAGEEDMADYSSVAPPSSNAGGGMNDAFKDALQRARQIAAKIGGDGVAAPPTNEFGYGGQKRPLEDADQPETKKVATNDAFSAMGGMGGPPRSTSEEFKVPDGMVGFIIGRGGEQISRLQQESGCKIQIAPDSGGMPERSVTLTGPPESIQTAKRLLTEIVEKGRPAPAFHHNDGPGMTVQEIMVPASKAGLVIGKGGETIKSLQERAGVKMVMIQDGPQNTGADKPLRISGEPFKVQQAKEMVMELIRDQGFREQRGEYGSRIGGGDSLDVPVPRFAVGIVIGRNGEMIKKIQNDTGVRIQFKPDDGSTPDRIAQIMGPPDQAQHAAEIISDLLRSVQAGGPPGHGGGRGRGRGQGNWNMGPPGGLQEFTFTVPTMKTGLIIGKGGETIKGISQQSGARIELQRNPPPNADPNIKMFTVRGSPQQIDYARQLVEEKIGGPVTPMGGPHGPPGPHGGPGPHGPPGPPGPPGAPMGPYNPGPYNQGPPGPHGPPAPYQPQGWGNGYPHWQQGQPDPNKAAADANAAAWAAYYAQYSQQPQAPMTPTSGAPGTTQTNGQGQQSQQPQDYTKAWEEYYKKQGQAAPQATAAAAAAASQPGGQPDYSAAWAEYYRQQAAYYGTANPQTMGAAPQAPQGQ
- the fubp1 gene encoding far upstream element-binding protein 1 isoform X2, with product MKPAILSRRAGEEDMADYSSVAPPSSNAGGGMNDAFKDALQRARQIAAKIGGDGVAAPPTNEFGYGGQKRPLEDADQPETKKVATNDAFSAMGGMGGPPRSTSEEFKVPDGMVGFIIGRGGEQISRLQQESGCKIQIAPDSGGMPERSVTLTGPPESIQTAKRLLTEIVEKGRPAPAFHHNDGPGMTVQEIMVPASKAGLVIGKGGETIKSLQERAGVKMVMIQDGPQNTGADKPLRISGEPFKVQQAKEMVMELIRDQGFREQRGEYGSRIGGGDSLDVPVPRFAVGIVIGRNGEMIKKIQNDTGVRIQFKPDDGSTPDRIAQIMGPPDQAQHAAEIISDLLRSVQAGGPPGHGGGRGRGRGQGNWNMGPPGGLQEFTFTVPTMKTGLIIGKGGETIKGISQQSGARIELQRNPPPNADPNIKMFTVRGSPQQIDYARQLVEEKIGGPVTPMGGPHGPPGPHGGPGPHGPPGPPGPPGAPMGPYNPGPYNQGPPGPHGPPAPYQPQGWGNGYPHWQQGQPDPNKAAADANAAAWAAYYAQYSQQPQAPMTPTSGAPGTTQTNGQGDPQAAGQSGQADYTKAWEEYYKKMGQQSQQPQDYTKAWEEYYKKQGQAAPQATAAAAAAASQPGGQPDYSAAWAEYYRQQAAYYGTANPQTMGAAPQAPQGQ
- the fubp1 gene encoding far upstream element-binding protein 1 isoform X4, whose amino-acid sequence is MKPAILSRRAGEEDMADYSSVAPPSSNAGGGMNDAFKDALQRARQIAAKIGGDGVAAPPTNEFGYGGQKRPLEDAGGYFPMPNLNIDQPETKKVATNDAFSAMGGMGGPPRSTSEEFKVPDGMVGFIIGRGGEQISRLQQESGCKIQIAPDSGGMPERSVTLTGPPESIQTAKRLLTEIVEKGRPAPAFHHNDGPGMTVQEIMVPASKAGLVIGKGGETIKSLQERAGVKMVMIQDGPQNTGADKPLRISGEPFKVQQAKEMVMELIRDQGFREQRGEYGSRIGGGDSLDVPVPRFAVGIVIGRNGEMIKKIQNDTGVRIQFKPDDGSTPDRIAQIMGPPDQAQHAAEIISDLLRSVQAGGPPGHGGGRGRGRGQGNWNMGPPGGLQEFTFTVPTMKTGLIIGKGGETIKGISQQSGARIELQRNPPPNADPNIKMFTVRGSPQQIDYARQLVEEKIGGPVTPMGGPHGPPGPHGGPGPHGPPGPPGPPGAPMGPYNPGPYNQGPPGPHGPPAPYQPQGWGNGYPHWQQGQPDPNKAAADANAAAWAAYYAQYSQQPQAPMTPTSGAPGTTQTNGQGQQSQQPQDYTKAWEEYYKKQGQAAPQATAAAAAAASQPGGQPDYSAAWAEYYRQQAAYYGTANPQTMGAAPQAPQGQ
- the fubp1 gene encoding far upstream element-binding protein 1 isoform X3, yielding MKPAILSRRAGEEDMADYSSVAPPSSNAGGGMNDAFKDALQRARQIAAKIGGDGVAAPPTNEFGYGGQKRPLEDAAFSAMGGMGGPPRSTSEEFKVPDGMVGFIIGRGGEQISRLQQESGCKIQIAPDSGGMPERSVTLTGPPESIQTAKRLLTEIVEKGRPAPAFHHNDGPGMTVQEIMVPASKAGLVIGKGGETIKSLQERAGVKMVMIQDGPQNTGADKPLRISGEPFKVQQAKEMVMELIRDQGFREQRGEYGSRIGGGDSLDVPVPRFAVGIVIGRNGEMIKKIQNDTGVRIQFKPDDGSTPDRIAQIMGPPDQAQHAAEIISDLLRSVQAGGPPGHGGGRGRGRGQGNWNMGPPGGLQEFTFTVPTMKTGLIIGKGGETIKGISQQSGARIELQRNPPPNADPNIKMFTVRGSPQQIDYARQLVEEKIGGPVTPMGGPHGPPGPHGGPGPHGPPGPPGPPGAPMGPYNPGPYNQGPPGPHGPPAPYQPQGWGNGYPHWQQGQPDPNKAAADANAAAWAAYYAQYSQQPQAPMTPTSGAPGTTQTNGQGDPQAAGQSGQADYTKAWEEYYKKMGQQSQQPQDYTKAWEEYYKKQGQAAPQATAAAAAAASQPGGQPDYSAAWAEYYRQQAAYYGTANPQTMGAAPQAPQGQ